From a region of the Mauremys mutica isolate MM-2020 ecotype Southern chromosome 12, ASM2049712v1, whole genome shotgun sequence genome:
- the LOC123346193 gene encoding acetylcholinesterase-like — MLGLLPALPCLLLLSLMGPSSGSDDNSTVVLTTSGPIRGKRLQAGSSTVTAFLGIPYAEPPVGALRFQKPLPHQPWSQVLETTSFGNVCPQVPLPGYPEAKLFTPTMPQSEDCLFLNIWVPHPQPPDPAPILIWIYGGGFFRGAASLELYDGRFLAATENVIVASMNYRLGALGFLSLPPAAPGNAGLWDQRLALRWLRDNAAAFGGDPARVMLSGHSTGAASVGFHLLSPGSQSLFTRAVMQSGSPTSPWVWTSLEEAQERGRRLGQLLGCADGDDIALVGCLQGKEAGEFPKREISVLRRKDLLGLPFVPTTDGDFLPDSPSRLLQAKQIQPIPITAGFTANEGSYLILFSARTLHPENASNIGMEELLQVLRLLVPGAPEEAVQAVARWYSQEGEDQGEAQYRWAMEQIVGDYAVVCPVAEVARQAAEAGNPVFVYSFDQRPSVFSSAEWTGVPHGSEIPFQFGTVWSLAGANSTHTKAEEVLSRTLMQYNAEFARTGMLTGDEGRGRKWTQYDPIKQNFFHIKINLAQIKEIPRTQRCSLLASLLAKEPSPTGAESGRAQPGGP; from the exons ATGCTGGGACTactccctgcactcccctgcctgctcctcctctctctgatGGGCCCCAGCTCTGGCTCCGATGACAACAGCACTGTGGTGCTCACCACCAGCGGCCCCATCCGGGGCAAGCGCCTCCAGGCGGGCTCCAGCACAGTGACGGCCTTCCTGGGGATCCCCTACGCCGAGCCCCCCGTGGGGGCCTTGCGCTTCCAGAAACCGCTTCCCCACCAGCCCTGGAGCCAAGTCTTGGAGACCACCAGCTTCGGCAATGTCTGCCCGCAGGTTCCACTTCCTGGTTACCCTGAGGCCAAATTATTCACACCCACAATGCCACAGTCTGAGGACTGCCTCTTCCTCAATATCTGggtgccccatccccagcctcctGACCCAGCCCCCATCCTCATCTGGATCTACGGCGGTGGGTTCTTCAGAGGGGCAGCCTCCCTCGAGCTCTATGACGGGCGCTTCTTAGCCGCCACCGAGAACGTGATTGTGGCCTCCATGAACTACcggctgggggcgctgggcttCCTGTCTCTGCCTCCAGCCGCCCCAGGGAACGCCGGCCTGTGGGACCAGCGCCTAGCGCTGCGCTGGCTGCGGGACAACGCAGCTGCCTTTGGTGGGGATCCAGCCCGTGTGATGCTTTCCGGCCACAGCACTGGGGCTGCCTCAGTCGGCTTCCATCTTCTGTCCCCGGGAAGCCAGTCCCTTTTCACCCGCGCCGTGATGCAGAGCGGATCCCCAACCTCTCCATGGGTTTGGACTTCACTCGAGGAGGCCCAGGAGAGAGGCCGGAGGCTGGGCCAGCTGCTAGGCTGCGCCGATGGTGACGACATCGCCCtggtgggctgcctgcaggggaaggaagcaggggagtTCCCCAAACGTGAGATCTCCGTCTTACGCCGCAAGGACCTGCTGGGCCTGCCCTTTGTGCCAACAACAGATGGGGATTTTCTCCCTGATTCACCATCAAGACTCCTGCAGGCTAAGCAGATCCAGCCTATACCCATCACAGCTGGTTTCACTGCCAACGAAGGCTCCTACCTAATACTCTTTAGTGCCCGCACCTTACACCCGGAGAACGCCAGCAACATCGGTatggaggagctgctgcaggtgtTGAGGCTGCTGGTGCCAGGGGCACCAGAAGAGGCCGTCCAGGCTGTGGCTCGGTGGTACAGCCAGGAGGGGGAGGATCAGGGCGAGGCACAGTATCGATGGGCCATGGAACAGATCGTTGGTGACTACGCCGTTGTGTGCCCAGTAGCCGAGGTGGCTAGGCAGGCAGCAGAGGCCGGCAATCCCGTGTTTGTCTACAGCTTCGACCAGCGCCCCAGTGTATTTTCCTCAGCAGAATGGACAGGGGTGCCACACGGCTCTGAGATCCCCTTTCAGTTCGGAACTGTTTGGTCCCTGGCAGGAGCCAACTCTACGCACACAAAGGCTGAGGAAGTCCTGAGCCGCACGCTGATGCAGTACAATGCAGAGTTCGCCAGGACCGG GATGCTCACAGGGGatgagggcaggggaaggaagTGGACCCAGTATGACCCCATAAAGCAAAACTTCTTCCACATCAAAATAAACTTGGCCCAGATTAAGGAGATACCCCGCACGCAACGCTGCAGCCTCCTAGCATCACTGCTCGCAAAGGAGCCGAGCCCCACAG GAGCAGAATCCGGACGTGCCCAGCCCGGGGGGCCGTGA